One part of the Anopheles merus strain MAF chromosome 3L, AmerM5.1, whole genome shotgun sequence genome encodes these proteins:
- the LOC121598504 gene encoding uncharacterized protein K02A2.6-like, translating into MINKHCEAFQLSKLTSDQFKALRFVCGLQSPRDADIRARLISKLEADETAVVEHGEAASKVTLENLVEECHRVANLKHDSQMVENKEACSVNAIARNQNHSSSKKTNKVPKTPCWKCGELHYVRECPFASHTCTRCKQQGHKEGYCSSSKPAVSKPFKQWKPKENMKTNGIYTVRNVGRKRKFVSVELNGVAVKLQHDSASDITIISNETWVTIGRPPTQPTDESAVTASGSDLNLLAEFQAEITINNVTKTGRIFISDSADLNVLGIDTIDLFDLWSVPINSLVNVVHQNSDQYVDRLKHQFPEVFRSTLGRCTKAQVKLYLKPDARPCYCPKRPVAYAALPKVDAELERLATNGIISPVQFSDWAAPIVVVRKSDNVSVRVCGDYSTGLNNALECDRHPLPHPDDLFAELAGARYFTHLDLSDAYLQVEVEVESRKLLTVNTHRGLFQYNRLPPGVKSAPGAFQRIIDSMVAGISGVKPYLDDIFIAGRTKEEHDRILYAVLERVREYGFHLRLEKCRFALPQIGFLGLIVDKDGVRPDPSKTEAIAKMPPPKDVKQLRSYLGAINYYGRFVPQMKHLRAPLDDLLKKDARWNWTKECQKSFEQFKTILLSDLLLTHYDPSKEIIVAADASKYGLGAVIMHRFPTGEVKAIAHASRSLTAAEMNYGQVEKEALALIFAVTRFHKMLYGRHFTLQTDHQPLLKVFGSKKGIPVYTANRLQRWALTLLLYDFEIKHISTMNFGYADFLSRLMSSQRRPDEDYVIAAVYVESEAKAILEDSINNLPVTHQMIVAETRKDAVLQQVISYINEGWPASVKLITDPDVKKFFVRREGLQVVDNCVMFGDRIVIPSKFRNESSASYIVDTQEWSG; encoded by the coding sequence ATGATCAACAAACACTGCGAAGCATTTCAACTTTCCAAGCTCACGTCGGATCAATTCAAAGCTCTCCGATTTGTCTGTGGACTCCAATCGCCACGGGATGCGGACATCCGAGCTAGATTGATTTCGAAACTGGAAGCTGATGAAACTGCAGTTGTTGAACATGGAGAAGCTGCAAGTAAGGTGACTTTGGAAAACCTGGTGGAAGAATGTCATCGTGTGGCCAACCTCAAGCATGACTCGCAGATGGTGGAAAACAAGGAGGCTTGCTCCGTCAACGCCATTGCGCGCAACCAGAATCATTCCTCTTCGAAGAAGACCAACAAAGTGCCCAAGACACCCTGCTGGAAATGTGGGGAACTGCACTACGTTCGAGAATGTCCGTTTGCATCACACACGTGTACTAGATGCAAGCAGCAAGGACATAAAGAAGGCTACTGTTCAAGCAGTAAGCCCGCTGTATCAAAGCCTTTCAAGCAATGGAAGCCCAAAGAGAACATGAAGACGAATGGCATTTACACTGTTCGCAACGTCGGAAGGAAACGCAAATTCGTCTCGGTCGAGCTCAACGGGGTAGCAGTCAAGCTTCAGCACGACTCGGCGTCCGATATCACCATCATTTCGAACGAAACATGGGTTACCATCGGACGGCCACCCACTCAACCGACCGATGAATCTGCTGTCACAGCGTCTGGTAGTGATTTGAATCTCCTCGCAGAGTTTCAAGCCGAAATCACTATCAATAACGTGACCAAGACAGGGCGCATTTTCATCTCTGATAGCGCCGATCTCAACGTTTTGGGAATCGATACTATTGATCTGTTTGATCTGTGGTCCGTACCGATTAACAGCTTGGTCAACGTCGTACATCAAAACTCTGACCAATACGTTGATCGCCTCAAGCACCAGTTCCCGGAGGTATTTCGAAGCACGCTGGGTAGATGCACAAAAGCGCAAGTGAAATTATACTTGAAGCCTGATGCCCGTCCATGCTACTGCCCGAAGCGACCAGTGGCGTATGCGGCTCTTCCCAAAGTAGATGCGGAACTCGAAAGGCTCGCAACAAACGGTATAATTTCTCCAGTTCAATTCTCGGACTGGGCAGCACCAATAGTCGTCGTACGGAAATCGGACAATGTTTCGGTCCGTGTATGCGGTGATTATTCTACGGGGCTGAACAACGCGCTGGAATGTGACCGTCATCCTCTACCTCATCCTGACGATCTTTTCGCGGAGCTGGCTGGGGCTCGCTATTTCACACATCTTGACTTATCAGACGCCTATCTACAAGTTGAGGTCGAGGTGGAATCGCGCAAGCTGCTTACCGTGAATACACATCGCGGCCTTTTCCAGTACAACCGACTTCCTCCCGGAGTCAAGTCGGCACCTGGCGCTTTCCAACGCATTATCGACAGCATGGTGGCTGGCATTTCTGGAGTGAAACCCTACCTTGATGATATCTTCATTGCTGGTCGCACCAAAGAGGAGCACGATCGTATCCTCTATGCTGTTCTCGAACGCGTCCGTGAGTATGGTTTCCATTTACGTCTTGAAAAATGTCGTTTCGCGCTTCCCCAGATCGGTTTCCTTGGATTGATCGTGGACAAGGACGGTGTTCGGCCTGACCCGTCCAAAACAGAAGCCATTGCCAAGATGCCACCCCCGAAGGACGTGAAGCAACTTCGCTCCTACCTCGGAGCTATCAACTATTATGGTCGATTCGTTCCGCAGATGAAGCACCTCAGGGCTCCCCTGGATGACCTGCTGAAAAAAGATGCTCGCTGGAACTGGACAAAAGAGTGTCAGAAATCTTTTGAGCAGTTCAAGACCATTTTACTCTCCGACCTGCTGCTTACTCACTATGACCCATCTAAGGAGATCATCGTCGCGGCAGACGCATCGAAGTATGGTCTTGGCGCTGTCATCATGCATCGTTTCCCGACCGGTGAGGTGAAGGCAATCGCACATGCTTCTCGCTCACTGACGGCAGCGGAAATGAACTACGGTCAAGTGGAAAAGGAGGCATTAGCGTTGATATTCGCTGTTACCCGTTTCCACAAGATGCTGTACGGACGGCATTTCACTCTCCAAACCGATCATCAACCGCTGCTCAAAGTTTTTGGCTCGAAAAAAGGAATACCAGTTTACACAGCCAATCGTCTGCAACGATGGGCTTTGACACTTCTCCTGTATGACTTCGAGATCAAGCACATCTCGACGATGAATTTCGGCTACGCAGACTTCCTGTCCCGGCTGATGTCATCACAGCGCAGACCAGATGAGGATTATGTCATAGCTGCCGTCTATGTCGAATCCGAAGCAAAGGCGATTCTCGAAGACTCCATCAACAATCTGCCAGTTACACATCAGATGATTGTGGCTGAGACACGTAAGGATGCTGTTCTGCAGCAAGTGATTAGTTACATCAATGAAGGATGGCCAGCAAGCGTGAAGCTAATCACCGATCCTGATGTGAAGAAGTTCTTTGTCAGACGTGAGGGACTTCAAGTCGTCGATAACTGCGTCATGTTCGGCGATCGAATCGTCATTCCATCAAAATTCCGGAACGAATCGTCCGCCAGCTACATCGTGGACACCCAGGAATGGAGCGGATGA